Proteins encoded together in one Rhizobacter sp. J219 window:
- the dhaL gene encoding dihydroxyacetone kinase subunit DhaL, with the protein MNTHLIIEALAAVQRAILDSESQIESLDRAIGDGDHFINVRRGCEVTVALSPDLKDMPPGLALHKIGMKLLGTIGGASGPLISSFFMAMGKTLEGVDEPDRRLFAEAFTSGVEAIKLRGKADVGEKTMLDVLIPVSRLLLKLADEEVSLSVMCAQITEEAHRNMLATRDMIASKGRASFLGERALGHIDPGCKTCEVVIAAVCDTVLQHNQAQETT; encoded by the coding sequence TTGAACACCCATCTGATCATCGAAGCGCTCGCCGCCGTGCAGCGCGCCATCCTCGACAGCGAGTCGCAGATCGAGTCACTCGACCGCGCGATTGGCGACGGCGACCATTTCATCAACGTGCGCCGCGGCTGCGAGGTGACTGTCGCCCTCAGCCCCGACCTGAAAGACATGCCGCCGGGGCTTGCGCTGCACAAGATCGGCATGAAGCTGCTCGGCACCATCGGCGGCGCTTCCGGCCCGCTGATCTCCAGCTTCTTCATGGCGATGGGCAAGACGCTCGAAGGTGTCGACGAGCCCGACCGCCGCCTGTTCGCCGAAGCGTTCACCAGCGGCGTCGAGGCGATCAAGCTGCGCGGCAAGGCCGATGTCGGCGAGAAGACGATGCTCGACGTGCTGATCCCGGTGTCGCGCCTGCTGCTCAAGCTGGCCGACGAGGAGGTCTCGCTGTCCGTCATGTGCGCACAGATCACCGAGGAGGCACATCGCAACATGCTGGCCACCCGCGACATGATCGCCAGCAAGGGGCGGGCCTCGTTCCTTGGCGAGCGGGCGCTTGGCCACATCGACCCCGGCTGCAAGACCTGCGAGGTGGTGATCGCTGCGGTCTGCGACACCGTTCTTCAGCA